Proteins encoded in a region of the Takifugu flavidus isolate HTHZ2018 chromosome 10, ASM371156v2, whole genome shotgun sequence genome:
- the si:ch211-105c13.3 gene encoding protein S100-A16, translating to MEDAIKTVVTTFLQSSRGKENLDSKSFKKLVSANLGNIMEDTDSSSAVKEMQHGLDENNDGKVSFQEYLTLIGYVANALSDRKATQQKAN from the exons TGACCACGTTTCTGCAGAGTTCCAGAGGGAAGGAGAACCTGGACAGTAAGTCCTTCAAGAAGCTGGTCTCCGCAAACCTCGGTAACATCATGGAG GACACAGACAGCAGCTCCGCCGTTAAAGAGATGCAGCACGGCCTGGACGAGAACAACGATGGAAAGGTCAGCTTCCAGGAATACCTCACTCTGATTGGCTACGTGGCCAACGCCCTCAGTGACCGGAAGGCCACTCAGCAAAAGGCCAACTAA